The DNA segment AGCACTGATTTATACAAGAAAGTCTTTTATGATCTTCCAGGAGGAGTTGTTTGATAGTCTACGGTACATATCAAGAAAATTGTCCTAAGAGGGTGAAAGCAAGACTTATGGGGTGACACCCTATAGTAAAGAAACACCTGTTTACCATGTCACGTTGGAGAGTGGTGAAGGTGTTGCGACATGTACGTGTCATAAGTGAGAGTTTATGGGGATTCTCTGCAAGCATATCTTGTGTGTTTTTGGCAAGAAAAGTAAGTTAGATAGATTGCCACAGCATTATGTAATGGAAAGATGGACTATTAATGCTAAGAGTCAGCCTATCCCTGACATACCAAGTCCTACAGGGCTCCTTCAGCTAGGATTAGATGATCCTACGATGAGAAAAAGCAAGTCCATGATACAACTTTATGACATTGTTGAACTTGGGTCGCAGTCAGAAGAAAAACACAGTTTCCTCACTCGTGCATTAAAGaagattcataaaaaattacttGCAATGGAAGATCACGTAGATACTGAGGGAACACATTATTCAAATAGAGGAGAGACTTGCAGTATTGATCAAGTATTAACaagtcaagttgtatcaaacTTTTCACAAACGGTCTAGGACCCTCCACGGGTGCCAACAAAAGGTCGACCAAAGTCTTTGAGATCCAAGAATCCAAAAGAAACgcaaacaacaaagaaaagacgCTGTAGCATTTGCAAGGCTGAAGGACATGCTAAAAAACAATTGCCCTTCAGTAAGGTATGTAGCTTTTGAATTATTTGTGGGTTCGGTTCATTGGTATTTAATTGAAGAAGTTAGTAAAATttgtgttttgtggttttttatGTAGGGATCTTCAGCCAACATCTGTCAACCTGTCACAACCAATGTAATTGCAAGTTTTTATATGGAAGTCTGCGAGTAGATCATGCGAGTCTTAGTTTGTGGAGAATTCCTTTATTGTCAAGTTTTAATGTGTACTGCCAATGGTTCCTTTGTTAAATTTTGGAGACTTCCGGACTTGGTTGCTATGTTAAAGATTTTGTGTAAAGTATTTGATTGTTAATGGGACGAGTCAAATATCTACTTGTTTTTGTTTATAAGCAAGCTGTCAATGTTTCCATTTTTAAGTGTTGAATTAATGTCTTTAAAGCCATCTCAAGCAAACATTTTACGTATGGGATATACAAAATCAGTACAGGTTTCTAATTTATAACCGATTTTGTTCTTCAAGTATTATGCTAGGTGTTTTGCACAGGTTCAGTATGTGAGTCACGGCTAAAAACAATTTCTGGTTATAACTTTGTTTCTATGACAAGCAAATTGCAAGTTTTGAGGATacaaaatcattaaataaatttagcATCATAGCAAAGCAATACAGGTTTCTTCTCCTTAGAGATACAAAAAATACACTAACTCTTGATACCAATCTGGTCAAACAGGGCTGTATAAGCCTTTACAttcaaaataaatccaaaagttACATCCAAAATCACAGTTTTGGTAGCATTGGCAGACacatattgtgattttttggaGACATCAAAATTACAacacaaaataagataaaaaatgacCACGATAAGATAAACgcttttaatattctcttgTACTTCTTCTCCATGACTTGGAATTTGGATTGTTCGATACCAAGACGTTGATGAAGTACCCTCTCATTCCTTTGCTCAGCTAACTCCAATGTTATCTTACAGCAGTTGTTCTGGTCACTTTGAAGATCAATCCATTCAAAAAATGAACATTGtgcattatttttataatttggacAGTTGTAAAATCTTTTACCAAAACTGTTTGACTTCCCAGAAATCTGTAATTTTGCTTGAATGCCACAATAGCAAAATGGTCTCTCCATTgaaacttcttctcttcttgcAGTCCATAAAGATGAACCAGAAAAAGCCGAACTTCTCATTTTCTGTCATAATATAAAAGCAGGGCATCaactaatttgaaaacataatCTGTCAAACTTAGAAGGGCATCaactaatttgaaaacataatCTGTCAAACTTAGAAGGGCATCAACTACTTTGAAAACATAATCTATCAAACTTACAATCCAGAACCATGAGAAATAGCATATTGAGACTTGATATAAAAGAAGCCATGTTCATGGTTCACAGTTCCCATTAAACAGTCACAAAATATCTGTCATAACCCACAAGAAATAGCAAAGCAAAGAACCATGAGAAATATCTGTCAACAAACTTACCACTTAAAGAATATTGAGCTTAAAGCATATTGAGCTTTAACCAAATATCTGTCAACAAACTTACATATAAGATGTATCAAAAATAGCAAAGCAACTATACCACTTAAGGAACTCATGTTCATGGTTTGGCACATTCAGTTCAAAGTTCCCATTAAACaatcacaaaataactgaaCTATTTATAAGCAATTGTTAACAAATCTGTCATAATATAAAATAGGGCATGACTACTTTGAAAACCCAATCTGTCATAACCCATAAAGTTCAAAAAATGAAACATGAAAAATAGCAAAGTTCAGTTCACATTAAACAGTCACAAAATTGATGTACAATTGAGAAGCAGTTCATAACAAGTCAAGTGGTAGTATTTTGAATTCACAATATAGGACATAACAATTTTGTGAAGACAAACTGCAAAATCAAAGGTTATGAATCCACAAATctaacagaaaataaataaccCACGAAGTGAATCTGTCGATTAATACACAAAGTAGTATCACAAACTTCCAGATTAAAATACAAGTTTGAATCTGTGAAGCGATatgaacgaaaaaaaaaattaaaatgtgaaaagaaagaacCCAAGTTGTCGCTAGGGTTTCTAAATTCGTCCCAAGGTTGAATCTGCCCGTCTCCATGCCACAGTCGCGGGATGGGCTGTTGTCACTATTCAAACCAACGGCAGGAAGAAAACCAACGGTAGGGAGAAGGGAAGCCGTCTGTCTCGATTCGAACCTCTCGCAGCGAGAAGGGGACCTCAACGAGAAGGGTCTGAAGCCGTGTTGATTCGAACCTCCCGCAGCGACAATAAACAATACTTGGTCGCGGGATGGGGCTGTCGGTGCGATTCGAACCACCGGAGCGATTTGGGGATGAAGCTGTCTCGAGATGGGGGGACCTGGATGGTATACGAGCTGTCTCTGCTCAAACCAGAAGGGGACCTGAATGGGTTTGAGATTAAATGGGCAAAGATTGGGTGCATCGCGGTTTAGACATAAAGAGCATGAGACGCATACGTGGCAGGCAATTACTGGAGGATTGTTATTTGAGGGTTAACAGCCCAACCGATCCCCAGGTATTCTCAACAATTAATTGCAAGGGAAAAAATGGATAGACCATTTGGTATGGGAAGTCAAAAGCcatgtcttttttattttcataggtttttgagatgaaaatcaCTTTGAATGCCTACAGCTATCAATTACGTTGGC comes from the Carya illinoinensis cultivar Pawnee chromosome 8, C.illinoinensisPawnee_v1, whole genome shotgun sequence genome and includes:
- the LOC122318673 gene encoding protein FAR1-RELATED SEQUENCE 9-like; amino-acid sequence: MGILCKHILCVFGKKSKLDRLPQHYVMERWTINAKSQPIPDIPSPTGLLQLGLDDPTMRKSKSMIQLYDIVELGSQSEEKHSFLTRALKKIHKKLLAMEDHVDTEGTHYSNRGETCSIDQDPPRVPTKGRPKSLRSKNPKETQTTKKRRCSICKAEGHAKKQLPFSKGSSANICQPVTTNVIASFYMEVCE